The Dermacentor silvarum isolate Dsil-2018 chromosome 7, BIME_Dsil_1.4, whole genome shotgun sequence genomic sequence cctcgcccccctcccatcccccccatggcctttcaggcgacggaagaagtcgtgtttgctctacgccgtgctttcactcgcacatacagcataccacgcgcggagacgattttatcgcccttggaatttatacggaccctcacggcgacaatgacgacagaaatccgcttggggtgtccttataattgctatcgcaataaaaaaatcctGCAGGTAGAATCACTTAATGACGATTTGCGTGTTCGCACAGCGCATTCTCAGAACGCAGACATCTGGGGACtaattctgaaacgatccacttcggcgacaGTATCGCCTCGGCGACAATATCGCCGTAAGGCGCGCGCCGGTTGGCTcgttgagcaaaattggatgacgtcgtgctcaaccagccaatcagctcatccaattttgctaaaacagacAACCAGCGCGCGCCGTTGGTGGAGGCGTGGCCAAGGTCCCCTGGTTTGTGTCATGAGGAAGCACGAGTGTTCTGCGCATTTGCGTCTCTTGCAGTCTCTTGTTGGCCCCGCTGTGAGCTAACTCTTGGCTTTGACTTCTGCTCGTTTTAGCTGACTACGACTATACAACTATAGCGGTGTGCGTCTAGACGGGAAACGGCGTGTGGCTGCCATCTGGCTACGATTGCTGCCAGTCTTCCAATTCGTACAGGTCATTACGAGGTGATGGGGTCACGAGTTCTAAAGCACACATGACAGGATTGGTCGACTTTTAATGCGGCCAATTTACTTGCCAGCGAAGAACAATTTCAAACTCACTTCGCTGAGCGATATTCAGAAATTACAGGCAAAAGAAAGCGACTCACTTCCACCATGTAACACGGGGGCTGAGGAACCTCAGGCTGCCTCATTGCAGCTTTTACCTTATCCCCCGCCATTGCTTGATTTCGCAATGGatgcgaagaaagaaagaaagaaagaaagaaagaaagaaagaaagaaagaaagaaagaaagaaagaagacacttGCCACCAAGAGTAAGAAACCAAGAGTAAGAAACCAAGAGTAAGAAGACACCaagagtaagaaagaaagaaagaaagaaagaaagaaagaaagaaagaaagaaagaaagaaagaaaattcttGACGGTCGATGCCTTGTCGACGGCGTTCAACAGCGTTACCTTACCGCTGTTTCCCAAGTCCTGATCAGTCGGTTTGCCAGAGTTTTGGCTTCGACAGCGGCTATaccgtgaaagaaagaaagaaagaaagaaagaaagaaagaaagaaagaaagaaagaaagaaagaaagaaagaaagaaagaaagaaagaaagaaagaaaagttgtcgcagtttcacctgaaaggcgaagcatcaattgcgatagcaaacttgtagagagctatacgaagtaatgatattagctttatcagctgtataaacttggacatgcagcagcatcggcaacacgcacaactgttgtcgacgcgatcggcgttttgcccgcgttcgctcaaaatgtgtgcggcgttggtgactgttgccggagcctctgatataaataggcactgcgtgccgcagctaaacgtcgcctcccttccctccccctcccccacggcctctcgctcgtcggaagaaggcgcgtttgctctacatacatggtgattgtgaaggagaacagagacgcctacttctgcagcccttaagcgagcacagcgcagaacgcgcgtttgttctccgccgtgcgttcactccccgtgaaagacgcgcccctcgcgccctttcactcgcacatacagcgttcggcgcgcggcgacgatttattctccaaatgacgtcatacggaacctcacggcgacggcgacgccgacggcagaaatctgcttttgagtgtccatataattgctatcgcaagaaagaaagaaagagagaaagaaagaaagaaagaaagaaagaaaattcttGACGGTCGATGCCTTGTCGACGGCGTTCAACAGCGTTACCTTACCGCTGTTTCACAAGTCCTAATCAGTCGGTTTGCCAGAGTTTTGGCTCCGACAGCGGCTATACCGTGACCCAGCGATTGCAACTCGCCCGGAAGTCATCGTATCAGAACGGCACTGATCGACAAACGACTCTCGTCGACTTGTTCTGTTACAGCTAGAGGCGAACGCTCCTCGTTACCTCGTCATACGATTCGCGTTCAGTCATTCAATATTCAATAACCTTTAGTGTCACAACTCGCGATTTGTCCAAGCTGGTCAATAATGTCTTATGAATGTAAATAGAAATCAATACAATCTGAAAAAGAACACAAAACTAGTTTTGGGCCATTGACGCAGAATGTTTTCCGAGCACATCATTGGAAAGTGGCCGGCTTGTAGCCTCCACTTAGCTGCCGCACGGAGGAAGAACTGCGTGATCGCGCCTGAGCGCGTTCCAGCGAGGCCGTTCTGGAGCGCCGGCGCTTGCCTCCGCTTCGGGCCACGCGCAGCGGGGAGTAAAGCAGCCACTTGTCTTCCATCGCCATCATGCCCTGCACTGTGTTCGACGGCGGCAGCTGCCTCGTCTCCGGCAGCGCGAACGCCATCGTGCTCAACAGCAGCAACATGGCGGCGGAGACGGCGTATGCAGCGCCCCTGAGCGGCGGCGACCGGATCTCGTTGACGAATGGCGCCACGAGTGCACCGAGCCGGCCGCTCATGTAGCAGCAGCCCAGCGCCGTTCCTCGAATCACGGTCGGGTAGAGCTCCGCGGAGAAGGCGAACACGGTGATGGCGGACAGGTGGAAGGCGAGGAGCCCCGAGACGACGAGGACGGCAGCGAGCTTGTCGTTGACGCCGAAGATGTGGACGGCGGACAGGGCAGCGACTATGAGGGACAGGGCCAACATGCTGGTGGCGAGAGACAGACGCCGGCCAGCGTGCTTGAGGACGTAGACGTCCGCCACGACGCAGGGCAGCCGCAGGAGCACGAGCACGGTCCGTGCCGCTTCGCTCGTGCGCATCACGCGGGCCGTGGTAAGGTGCGAGAACGTGCCGAACACCAGGAACCAGCAGCCGAGGATGACGGCCGATCGCTGGCGCAGGGTCTGGTTGAACAGCAGGTACGAGGCGCGGACCTctgcgggcgcgcgcgcacgTGTTTTTTCGAGGTCGTTACGTATATATACGTGACTGCGTGCGCATTTTCTGAGGCGACGAAGAGAATCGATCAGATATTGTTCTCTAGGAGATCCCTACTGCACTACCAGCTCATCCAGCTTTAGTGCTTTCTCCCGAAGCTGCTACCAAGTGCGTGCGCGGCTGGGAAtatatagatggcttgcactgacgtcatcgtaggcGCCATGTTCGTGACCCAGCACGGTGAAAAGGTAAGctgtctattgacccttttcgcggagcagtttgttttagagaaacgagatggcgctcacggcggcgcgccatacctctcctcagtgaccgcgcacgaatacgagaccattaccgcttctaccttgcttctgtgcgatcagctgtcggaaatgcaactgagttttcgctaacacactgtgctccaatcatgctagattgaatcatgtggattgaagacgtgtgcagtagttggctgcaaaaatagtgactggcattttaaggaatagaatgaatctgtgtggccaagttcgcggaccgctgctgcaactgtccgaacgtgttaccggcacttcgtgatgtacggctttcctcgaggatacagaaatttgctcatccgccagccttgtatcgctaaccttcaaagaaagggcttcatccccagaacgtcggcaagagtgagtaccattcgttaaacaatgacaaagggagtagcgccgctttctgtcatagCAAGTTTCGCGCaggttatctatacacatctgtcctgaatggcaggaaaacttacgcccactctatcgccgacgtatcaagaataagtgaatgtgcgcacacttgaatatatgcgcactatatacgcacaataaatgacggactacaccgatggcgcacgaatggtcgaagctgaatgtttcgtgacgatccgcaagagtaagcgagttactaactgtaatatatatttgctacacaaggtattacaatgtacaaaacagctacgtttcaagccttgtgcgcaacaagaacaaatctatcggaactgagcacaaccgTGAGAGAttatgcagaaaataatcagatagtggccgcaccgatgaGCTTCACTCAGtaagaaactgacaagccactgcttcaaaatgtttgccgaatgaagaacaaagagcaaaacacactaaacccgactgaattcatgagcagaatgtttggatagcttggaatacatgtttagccccgcttttagaacaagcaccatatacgctgcttgcgccgtttggacgtagcttaaatCAGCTCCGAAAACGCTTTTTTCATGTTCTCTGAAGcatgtgatcaaagcttcgtgtcgtccacctagtcactgtctacgatatctccgaaaacagaggttttctaagccgcgctggcgtcatacacttccattgtgaacaaggaggcagcggaggcagcttgaggcaagcaatggacgcgtgaccacgtgatcaaacatggcagcgcccacgggatcgccgcgaaaagggtcaatagctagCATGTGTGAACCGGGAAAAATGGCCGAAGAGATGGCGGAGCTATTATATTAACGTTCATGCTCTTTTCCGGCGTAGAACATAACTGAGAGAGAGGAAGGGCTATTACGTCAATGTAATGACAGCAACTAGCTCAGCAAGAATATCTTCAAGACGACTGTACAGAGTCAGTTATGCGACGCGGCTATCACAGTCGAGTTCTTATTCGCCTGTACGCAGAATGAGTGGCTGCTGTCTAACCAGGGTTAGCTAACTATATATAGTCGTAACAGCTATAGGTTGCCGTAATCGCAGATGTAGGCTAGTCAGTATAGCCTTGCCGGCCCAGGCAACGGGCTTGGCCCTGGCATCTGCCAATAGTTTATGTAATGGTACTGCCGTCATCTCCGAACGTCCAAAATTAGTGAGTTTCATTCGACACTTGTTTTGTTGGAAATGATTCGATTTAAAGGAGAAATCGAAGCGAAAGCTTGAGCCTTTTATTTACCCCCAAGTGCGGCATCGATTACGTCAGTGAGATATCACGAAATTTCTTGAATATTTAGGTGGTAATACATGAATTTGGGTCACTGCTCGACAGGAGATGTCGAACATAGTTACCTGGTTAATCATTCTAATAACTTTCGAACGCGGCGTGGCATCGCTGTTTGCCAAAGTTCTATCACTTTTGTATCTATAACATTAAACTTCAGTCTACCCAATCGGATCCAATCGCGGTGTGATTGGAGGAAACACTACGTGAACTGAAGACGCCGACTTGTCTTGTTTCATGTGGGCTGGCTGCAATCTTGGCCAGCGCTTAAACGCTCGTAAATGTACCTGGTGGATAGTTTCTCGTCTATTCTGCTTCCAGGTACAATATTACAATTACATTTAGGTTTCCCTGGGCGTGCCCCTTTCCTGGAATGCATGCGTATTTTACAAATGATTATTTACAACTTTGGATGCGCACACAAACCACAACAAAAGCAGCATAAGATGACATGCAGCACACTGTTTTTTAACAGTGACGTTTGCAGCGACCTTGCTGTTGACGATTTTTGCCTGCTGTGGGAAATTGTATGAGCAAACTCGCTCGAAGCATGTATCCCTCTGGTGTCCTTTCGCCGTCAGAagattaaatatatatatatatatatatatatatatatatatataaattttcgAAGACCGACGGGCGAAATTTTTTCGCAAGCAGTTTTTCGTAAAATGTTACGCAGTATTCGTAAAATCATCTTACGTACGAGCCAAAAAAATCGCATACCTTACAAAAAGTTCGGCAGAGTTAGCGGATTATACTATTGGTATACTATACAAGGGTATACTATTTCTCTTTAAATAAAATGTCATTCAGTAGCTGCATCTCTTCTTGTCATATCACGTGAGTCTTGCGACTCTCAGCCGAGGTGAAGGGTCGTTCTGAAAGTCACCGGTCTACGTTCGGAAATGACAATGTCTATCCTGTCTATAGTACGCAGAGTCTATACCCGCGGAAGGAAAACCAATTGAATCACCGTGGTCCGAGACGATGGCTCCTTCCGGTTCTTGCTGCATCACCAGCTGTTCATGCTGCTTGTTCAACTCGACCCTGAGCAACGAGAGGCGGCGCTTGAACAGGCGGGGCTCGATTTTGTTGACGCCGGCCGCCCACACGAGCACGCTCTCGGCGTAGCGCATCTCGGAGACGGCGAGTAGC encodes the following:
- the LOC125947108 gene encoding solute carrier family 22 member 12-like, translated to MTAVPLHKLLADARAKPVAWAEVRASYLLFNQTLRQRSAVILGCWFLVFGTFSHLTTARVMRTSEAARTVLVLLRLPCVVADVYVLKHAGRRLSLATSMLALSLIVAALSAVHIFGVNDKLAAVLVVSGLLAFHLSAITVFAFSAELYPTVIRGTALGCCYMSGRLGALVAPFVNEIRSPPLRGAAYAVSAAMLLLLSTMAFALPETRQLPPSNTVQGMMAMEDKWLLYSPLRVARSGGKRRRSRTASLERAQARSRSSSSVRQLSGGYKPATFQ